Proteins from a genomic interval of Methanofastidiosum sp.:
- a CDS encoding 30S ribosomal protein S12, producing MSKPHGRNAARKIEGIRKRFRWKDKGYKVQALDLKVKSDPLEGSPQARGIVLEKVPIEAKQPNSALRKCIRVQLIKNGRQITAFCPGDGAINFIDEHDEVVIEGIGGRQGGSMGDIPGVRFKVIKVNRVSLNEMVKGRKEKPVR from the coding sequence ATGAGTAAACCACATGGCAGAAACGCTGCGAGAAAAATCGAGGGAATAAGAAAAAGATTTAGATGGAAAGATAAAGGTTACAAGGTTCAAGCGCTAGACCTTAAAGTTAAATCAGATCCTTTAGAGGGTAGTCCTCAGGCTAGAGGGATTGTACTTGAGAAAGTACCTATTGAGGCAAAACAGCCCAACTCTGCTCTTAGAAAATGCATTAGAGTTCAGCTTATTAAAAACGGTAGGCAGATAACTGCATTTTGCCCGGGAGACGGCGCTATAAACTTCATTGACGAACACGATGAGGTCGTAATTGAAGGAATTGGCGGCAGGCAGGGCGGATCAATGGGAGATATCCCTGGAGTCAGATTTAAAGTAATTAAAGTAAACAGAGTTTCATTAAATGAGATGGTTAAAGGAAGGAAAGAGAAACCGGTAAGGTAG
- a CDS encoding 50S ribosomal protein L30e — MDVNREIKRTVDTGKVILGTNKSINSLKTGNAKMIIYTQNCPKSIKEDILYYSKISSIPILEFGGTSLELGTVCGKPFLVSVIAVMSPGESNILSGGKVYGN; from the coding sequence ATGGACGTAAATAGAGAAATAAAGAGAACAGTAGATACCGGAAAGGTAATACTTGGAACCAACAAATCCATTAATTCTCTTAAGACGGGTAATGCTAAGATGATTATCTATACTCAAAACTGTCCTAAAAGTATAAAAGAGGATATTTTATATTACTCAAAGATATCAAGCATACCAATCTTAGAATTTGGTGGTACATCGCTGGAGCTTGGTACCGTTTGTGGTAAACCATTTTTAGTTTCAGTAATAGCAGTCATGTCTCCAGGAGAGTCCAATATACTTTCTGGAGGGAAGGTTTATGGGAATTAA
- a CDS encoding NusA-like transcription termination signal-binding factor, with amino-acid sequence MGIKISTDEIKYIGLFESMTGATVKDCIFEDNKNKIVYVVKEGDMGLAIGKNGANAQRVKETLNKPIDIIEYSDDPVKFIKNIIWPVKVKNIHVSERKDGKKIAVLDINKKDKGLVIGKEGKNIDRIKNLLKRHHNLDDIMIM; translated from the coding sequence ATGGGAATTAAAATTTCAACTGATGAGATAAAGTATATTGGGCTTTTTGAAAGTATGACCGGTGCAACTGTTAAGGATTGTATTTTTGAGGACAATAAAAATAAGATTGTTTATGTTGTTAAAGAAGGCGATATGGGCCTTGCCATTGGAAAAAATGGTGCGAATGCGCAGAGAGTAAAAGAAACTCTGAATAAGCCAATAGATATAATTGAATATTCAGATGATCCTGTTAAGTTTATTAAGAATATTATCTGGCCTGTTAAAGTTAAAAATATTCATGTTTCCGAGAGAAAAGATGGCAAGAAGATAGCTGTTCTTGATATTAATAAGAAAGATAAAGGTCTTGTAATAGGAAAAGAAGGAAAAAATATAGATCGAATCAAAAACCTATTAAAGAGACATCATAATCTTGACGATATAATGATCATGTAG
- the rpoA2 gene encoding DNA-directed RNA polymerase subunit A'' produces the protein MADLSYIDNQLEEYNDKLTKYISGQLKEKLYMANDKYNLSENEITSIIEESIKTYERSLVDPGEAVGTIAAQSLGEPGTQMTLNTFHYAGVADINVTLGLPRIIEIVDARKDPNTPVMRIYLDEEIRESREKAEDIVKEIEGTTIESISKSMKIDVINMSIVVELDTYKMEKQGLTLEDIKEKLYKLKKVESIEDEDNFLTLKAGDVSLMELRKFFNRVKAHQLKGIKNVKRALIKKEAEEYVIYTEGSNLGEAFKIPGVDLSRSISNDINEIQRVLGIEAARRAIVDEIRKTLEEQGLEVDIRHIMLLSDLMTMEGEIKQIGRHGISGEKASILARASFEVTTNHLMKAAKFGEIDTLSGVTENVIIGQPIPMGTGNVKLIMKK, from the coding sequence ATGGCAGATTTATCATATATCGATAATCAACTTGAAGAATATAATGACAAACTGACTAAATATATTTCTGGCCAGCTTAAAGAAAAACTTTACATGGCCAATGATAAATATAACTTGTCAGAAAATGAGATAACTTCTATAATCGAAGAATCAATTAAAACATATGAAAGGTCTCTTGTTGATCCAGGCGAAGCAGTTGGAACTATAGCGGCGCAGAGTTTAGGAGAACCAGGAACACAGATGACACTAAACACCTTCCACTATGCTGGAGTAGCCGATATTAACGTTACACTAGGTCTTCCTAGAATCATTGAAATCGTCGATGCAAGAAAAGATCCAAATACACCAGTTATGAGGATTTATCTCGATGAGGAAATTAGAGAAAGCAGAGAAAAAGCTGAAGACATAGTTAAGGAAATTGAAGGTACAACGATTGAAAGTATTTCTAAAAGTATGAAAATTGATGTTATCAACATGTCAATTGTAGTTGAACTTGATACTTACAAGATGGAAAAACAAGGACTTACACTCGAAGATATAAAAGAAAAACTTTATAAATTGAAAAAAGTCGAGAGCATCGAAGACGAAGATAACTTTTTAACTTTAAAGGCTGGTGACGTTTCTCTTATGGAACTTAGAAAATTTTTTAACAGAGTGAAAGCCCACCAGCTTAAAGGAATTAAAAATGTTAAAAGGGCCCTAATCAAAAAAGAAGCAGAAGAATATGTAATATATACAGAGGGATCAAATCTCGGAGAAGCTTTTAAAATCCCTGGAGTTGATCTATCAAGATCAATATCAAACGATATAAACGAGATACAAAGGGTACTTGGAATTGAAGCTGCTAGAAGGGCAATTGTAGATGAAATTAGAAAGACCTTAGAAGAGCAGGGTCTTGAAGTAGATATAAGGCATATAATGTTACTTTCTGATTTAATGACCATGGAGGGGGAGATAAAGCAGATAGGAAGGCATGGGATTAGTGGAGAAAAGGCCAGTATACTTGCTAGGGCCTCTTTTGAAGTTACAACCAACCATCTTATGAAAGCTGCAAAGTTCGGCGAGATTGACACCTTATCAGGAGTAACGGAGAACGTTATTATAGGGCAACCGATACCCATGGGAACGGGAAATGTTAAACTTATAATGAAAAAGTAG
- a CDS encoding 30S ribosomal protein S7 → MDIKDRFYIPDNLKVFGKWDTDIAVEDLGIKSYVNLTPTVVLHTAGRHQKRRFWKNKMNIIERLSNKMMRSGSAGKKTGGRFLRRHGGYTGKKQATYKTLKLAFEDINKKTKQNPLEVLVKALEYAGPREEVTTLSYGGIKYHLSVDTGSQRRLDMALKNIALGASLKTFKTKKKFHETLAEEIILASKGEMASFSVNKKEEIERIAKSAR, encoded by the coding sequence ATGGATATTAAAGATAGATTTTACATTCCCGATAACCTCAAAGTCTTTGGCAAATGGGATACAGATATCGCCGTTGAAGATTTGGGAATAAAGAGTTATGTTAATCTTACCCCCACTGTAGTTCTTCATACCGCAGGAAGGCACCAAAAGAGAAGATTCTGGAAAAATAAAATGAATATTATCGAAAGACTCTCAAACAAAATGATGAGATCAGGGTCTGCTGGGAAAAAGACGGGTGGAAGATTCTTGAGAAGACATGGTGGCTACACAGGTAAGAAACAGGCCACTTATAAAACATTAAAACTTGCTTTTGAAGATATTAATAAAAAAACAAAACAGAATCCTTTGGAAGTACTAGTTAAAGCATTGGAATATGCGGGGCCAAGAGAGGAAGTAACAACACTTTCCTACGGAGGAATTAAGTACCACCTTTCAGTAGATACAGGGTCTCAAAGAAGACTTGATATGGCACTTAAGAATATTGCACTCGGTGCAAGCCTTAAAACTTTTAAAACAAAGAAAAAGTTCCATGAAACATTGGCTGAAGAGATTATTCTTGCTTCAAAAGGAGAAATGGCAAGCTTTTCTGTTAACAAGAAGGAAGAAATAGAGAGGATAGCAAAATCGGCCAGATAA